A window from Podospora bellae-mahoneyi strain CBS 112042 chromosome 1 map unlocalized CBS112042p_1, whole genome shotgun sequence encodes these proteins:
- a CDS encoding uncharacterized protein (EggNog:ENOG503P8ZI) → MSTWRTNAQPVTWDRDVSAVEPRQQPWRGPPWLPHQSRTYPITTILTIPAPVPSTSTGPDKAPITTGAVPSETLLTFASISTTSPFSSSLASSYPADVADIMSTDIPALAVPTTADAVTNETSPGGEDGVAGNKNLVIILSTVLSAVAVILIAGGLYLCWRYRQRRRLFFSRGITPIDDDEIATWKVPRDEKNGYPAGDTDVEGDAAFNKETGGPSHGRQVSTTSIKKPPSVIVYNNVQGYRQSIDEPTPRRSFTQHPVYGKMSLDKGLPQTPIQARAPNARAGLTDESVPGDDPFIPSPKRQTSRLSKIPPSSASHRRHHGRTRSSRSSTRSFGDYRYGGSDVELSPRHSHDQFRSRHHHYNRNHSRVYSSSSIPPRLSLSDEAHYNGGSPGRPLFKEDEIGRAIG, encoded by the coding sequence ATGTCTACATGGCGAACCAATGCTCAACCCGTGACGTGGGACCGAGACGTATCTGCTGTTGAACCTCGACAGCAGCCGTGGAGGGGACCGCCTTGGTTGCCGCACCAGAGCCGAACGTATCCCATCACAACCATACTGACAATTCCGGCTCCAGTCCCATCTACCTCCACAGGACCAGACAAAGCACCAATAACGACTGGTGCAGTACCTTCAGAGACACTCTTGACTTTTGCATCGATTTCGACCACTTcgcctttctcttcctccctcgcctcctcataCCCGGCAGACGTGGCAGATATTATGTCCACAGATATTCCGGCTTTAGCAGTCCCAACCACCGCCGATGCAGTAACCAACGAGACTTCTcccggtggtgaggacggaGTTGCCGGCAACAAGAACCTTGTTATCATATTGAGCACGGTGCTCTCGGCGGTGGCTGTGATTTTGATTGCGGGAGGGCTGTATTTGTGTTGGAGATATcggcaacgacgacgactgtTCTTTTCAAGAGGCATTACACCTATCGATGACGATGAAATTGCGACTTGGAAAGTGCCGAGGGACGAGAAGAATGGCTACCCAGCAGGAGACACCGATGTTGAAGGTGATGCTGCCTTCAACAAGGAAACAGGAGGACCATCTCACGGAAGACAGGTTTCGACGACCTCGATCAAGAAGCCACCCAGTGTCATCGTGTACAACAACGTCCAGGGCTATCGTCAATCAATCGACGAGCCTACACCACGGCGCTCTTTTACTCAGCACCCGGTTTACGGCAAGATGAGCTTGGATAAGGGCcttccccaaacaccaatTCAGGCCAGGGCACCCAACGCCAGGGCAGGCCTCACAGACGAATCCGTTCCAGGCGACGACCCATTTATCCCGAGCCCGAAACGGCAGACATCTCGCTTATCCAAGATTCCACCCAGCTCGGCATCTCACCGTCGGCATCACGGGAGGACAAGGAGTTCTCGGAGCAGTACCCGCAGTTTCGGAGATTATCGGTACGGGGGGTCAGATGTCGAACTATCTCCACGCCACTCGCATGATCAGTTTCGctcccgccaccatcactACAACCGCAATCACTCACGAGTTTATTCATCATCGTCTATTCCACCCAGGCTCTCCCTGAGCGACGAGGCTCACTATAACGGAGGCTCTCCCGGCCGGCCGCTGTTCAAGGAGGACGAGATTGGCCGAGCAATTGGATAA
- a CDS encoding uncharacterized protein (EggNog:ENOG503P47C; COG:B): MPARKSDAAAAAARRSDVSVARFVLADDVPDAPDTPMSTESPASAAAAASAPPAPTPSSAETPAPTSHPVAPPGSASPNDKRPKSGGGGGGGGGGGPMSEKGDRDKEDAVTIEDLALPKSIITRLAKGVLPANTQIQANAILALTKSATVFINHLANAANENTLVSNKKTIMPPDVFKALDDIEYGFMKERLELEFAKFNSIQTSKRSTYRKKVAAAKKAGASAGGGGVGEASFMSTATNDAGDEEEEEGEDVGNDTTQVTERGGGGGGFAAVNKPKMATAAAASAETPSGERSAKKARLDADAKMEVDGQVSDAETVADEEEEGDEEEEEAEEEEAEEEEEEEEEEEEEEEEGGEEGSDDDDKVGRGGEEDEALDDDSD, from the exons ATGCCAGCCCGCAAGAgcgacgccgccgccgccgccgcacgCCGAAGCGATGTCTCCGTCGCAAGATTCGTCCTCGCCGATGACGTCCCAGACGCCCCCGATACACCAATGTCGACCGAGTCACCTGCCTCTGcagcagctgctgcttctgcccctccagcaccaacgcCGTCCTCCGCAGAAACCCCagctcccacctcccacccagtAGCACCACCAGGCTCTGCTTCACCAAACGACAAGAGACCAAAatccggcggcggcggcggcggcggcggtggtggtggcccaaTGTCGGAAAAGGGGGACAGGGACAAGGAGGATGCAGTCACAATTGAG GACCTTGCCCTCCCAAAATCAATCATCACCCGCCTCGCCAAGGGCGTCCTCCCGGCCAACACGCAGATCCAGGCCAATGCCATTTTGGCCTTGACAAAGTCGGCGACGGTGTTTATAAACCACTTGGCGAATGC CGCAAACGAAAACACCCTCGTCTCCAACAAGAAAACAATCATGCCCCCCGATGTCTTCAAAGCCCTAGATGACATTGAATACGGCTTCATGAAGGAGAGATTAGAACTCGAGTTTGCCA AATTCAACTCAATCCAAACCTCCAAACGGTCCACCTACCGCAAAAAAGTGGCGGCTGCCAAAAAGGCCGGCGCAtcagctggtggtggtggtgtaggggAGGCGTCGTTTATGAGCACGGCTACTAATGAtgctggggatgaggaggaggaagaaggggaggatgtggggAATGATACTACCCAGGTTACGGaacggggtggtggtgggggggggttcgCGGCGGTGAATAAGCCCAAGATGGcgacggctgctgctgctagtGCTGAAACACCGTCAGGGGAGAGGAGcgcgaagaaggcgaggttggatGCTGATGCAAagatggaggttgatgggcaGGTTTCGGATGCGGAGACTgtggctgatgaggaggaggagggagatgaggaggaggaggaggcggaggaggaggaggcggaggaggaggaggaggaggaggaggaggaggaggaagaggaggaggaggggggtgaggaggggagtgatgatgatgataaggtggggaggggaggggaggaggatgaggctttGGATGATGATAGTGATTAA
- a CDS encoding uncharacterized protein (EggNog:ENOG503NYR0; COG:S) yields MYAAQPIPNGADSATINPAALNPELLDATSRGIKRGRSPQDYPDEGPLGSTGEDGSDKPRKRGRPMKSRQSGGAPEPATQAPVPPSRQTAPPQTPQSQNAPLPVQTPTYPPAPPPPQSSPPKPTPTKSTLKALPTVRDHTTDQLGPGNDEYLPREIDEAGEKKVLPNGQLTGGREYRCRTFFVPHRGEKLFMLATECARVLGYRDSYLLFNKNRSLYKIIASQEEKDDLVNQEILPFSYRSRQIAIVTARSMFRQFGSRVITNGRRVRDDYWESKARKQGFTEADPAGEKRPGASKAREAEANHTASMLGAPHGEIVYSTNPGQFGGGPQPQLVQPDYNNTHSRDYSNILKTGPRQEITGPAYQDRLQPTPITELHAQAHHAAEFNRSVNSQRDMRNDYMQNIWRRQHDQPTTTTLSQPVGTSEAPASTSRPAPSTHTTTQGIPQPGIISNQSPQLMMSAAPYSQPVHAPTSVGPSGPGRGLAQDPSQSSSRPTYPPTGSTSTLPPTSQNYSYPQTQMWPPTPQTPQHGYSAYTAQSQPSPHPQQSPAPQLRHSSTSSQVQQPGGMYPGMPGMNQGYSTSAQGMYSAEQTPRQYMHQSAPPPAVTQTWSQQQTPAQWWTNQPQ; encoded by the exons GTAGTGACAAGccgagaaaaagaggaagacCGATGAAGTCCAGACAGTCCGGGGGTGCTCCCGAACCTGCCACCCAGGCACCGGTACCTCCCTCTCGTCAGACAGCTCCCCCGCAAACGCCACAGAGCCAAAATGCTCCGCTGCCTGTCCAGACGCCCACCTACCCCcccgctccaccaccaccgcagtcGTCGccgcccaaacccaccccgACCAAGTCGACCTTGAAGGCGCTCCCAACGGTCCGCGACCACACCACCGACCAGCTTGGGCCCGGCAATGACGAGTACCTACCACGCGAAATTGACGAGGCTGGCGAGAAGAAGGTTTTGCCAAACGGCCAGCTCACAGGCGGCCGCGAGTACCGTTGCCGTACCTTTTTCGTGCCGCACCGTGGCGAGAAGCTTTTCATGCTTGCAACCGAGTGTGCCCGAGTGTTGGGATATAGAGACTCGTACCTGTTATTTAACAAGAACAGGTCCTTGTACAAGATCATCGCCAGCcaggaagaaaaggatgaTTTGGTAAACCAGGAAattctccccttctcctACCGATCGCGGCAAATAGCCATTGTTACGGCCAGGAGCATGTTTCGACAGTTTGGAAGCAGGGTGATCACGAATGGCCGGAGGGTCCGTGATGACTACTGGGAGAGCAAGGCTCGCAAACAGGGCTTCACCGAGGCTGACCCGGCAGGAGAGAAACGACCTGGTGCGTCCAAGGCTCGAGAAGCCGAGGCAAACCACACCGCAAGCATGCTTGGAGCTCCTCACGGTGAAATTGTCTACAGCACCAATCCCGGCCAATTTGGCGGTGGCCCTCAACCGCAACTCGTGCAACCAG ATTACAACAATACTCACAGCAGAGACTATTCGAACATTCTCAAGACGGGACCACGACAGGAGATTACCGGCCCAGCATATCAAGATCGACTTCAACCCACGCCCATCACAGAATTACACGCTCAAGCTCACCATGCTGCAGAGTTTAACCGTTCAGTCAACTCCCAACGCGATATGCGGAATGACTACATGCAGAACATTTGGAGACGACAGCAcgaccaaccaaccaccacgaccctGAGCCAGCCTGTTGGCACAAGCGAAGCACCTGCGTCGACCAGCCGCCCAGCCCCCTCAAcgcacaccaccacacaggGTATCCCGCAGCCTggcatcatctccaaccaaAGCCCCCAGTTGATGATGTCAGCTGCACCGTACTCGCAACCTGTGCATGCTCCCACCTCTGTTGGACCTAGCGGCCCAGGTCGGGGGCTGGCACAGGACCCATCCCAGAGCAGCTCCAGACCAACCTACCCACCTACTGGCTCCACGAGCACCTTGCCGCCAACCTCGCAGAACTACAGCTATCCCCAGACCCAAATGTGGCCACCAACGCCTCAGACGCCGCAGCATGGCTATTCGGCCTACACGGCTCAGTCTCAGCCGTCTCCCCACCCGCAGCAATCCCCCGCTCCTCAGCTGCGGCATTCCAGCACATCGAGCCAAGTGCAACAGCCTGGTGGCATGTACCCAGGAATGCCGGGCATGAACCAAGGGTACAGCACCTCAGCCCAGGGGATGTATTCGGCCGAGCAGACGCCCCGGCAGTACATGCACCAGAGCGCACCGCCACCCGCCGTCACGCAGACGTGGTCTCAACAGCAAACACCTGCGCAGTGGTGGACAAACCAGCCGCAGTGA